Proteins co-encoded in one Polluticoccus soli genomic window:
- the pyrF gene encoding orotidine-5'-phosphate decarboxylase, with the protein MMNRAQLVSAIRAKKSVLCVGLDTDLEKIPKHLYAEEDPVFAFNKAIIDATKDYTVAYKINTAFYESQGVKGWISMGKTLDYIPKDIFTIADAKRGDIGNTADQYAKTFFSTYPFDSVTVAPYMGADSVKPFLQYDGNWAIVLGLTSNPGSGDFQLQQCGGELLYEKVLQTVAGWGNPGNLMFVIGATRKEQLRDIRNMLPEHFFLVPGVGAQGGDVPTVCENAMNKDGGILINVSRAIIFAGNDADFAKRAGEAAAEYQEQMAAYL; encoded by the coding sequence ATGATGAACCGCGCTCAATTAGTTTCAGCCATCCGCGCCAAGAAGTCGGTGCTTTGTGTAGGCCTTGATACAGACCTCGAAAAGATACCTAAGCACCTGTATGCGGAAGAAGATCCCGTGTTTGCTTTCAATAAAGCGATCATCGATGCTACCAAAGATTATACGGTTGCATATAAGATCAATACTGCTTTCTACGAGTCGCAGGGTGTGAAGGGCTGGATCAGCATGGGCAAAACGCTCGATTATATTCCTAAAGACATATTCACCATTGCTGATGCTAAACGCGGCGACATAGGCAATACCGCCGATCAATACGCCAAGACATTCTTCAGTACTTACCCGTTTGATAGCGTAACTGTTGCTCCCTACATGGGCGCCGACAGCGTAAAGCCTTTCCTGCAATACGATGGCAACTGGGCTATCGTGCTGGGGCTGACATCAAACCCTGGTAGCGGCGACTTCCAGCTGCAGCAGTGTGGCGGCGAGTTGTTGTACGAAAAAGTACTGCAAACAGTGGCGGGCTGGGGCAACCCCGGCAACCTGATGTTCGTAATAGGTGCTACCCGCAAAGAGCAACTGCGCGACATCCGCAACATGCTGCCGGAGCACTTCTTCCTGGTACCGGGTGTAGGCGCACAAGGCGGTGATGTACCAACGGTATGCGAGAACGCGATGAACAAAGACGGAGGCATCCTGATCAACGTATCGCGCGCCATCATCTTTGCCGGCAATGATGCAGACTTTGCGAAACGTGCAGGTGAGGCTGCTGCGGAATACCAGGAACAAATGGCGGCTTATTTGTAA